In the Bicyclus anynana chromosome 6, ilBicAnyn1.1, whole genome shotgun sequence genome, one interval contains:
- the LOC128198163 gene encoding uncharacterized protein LOC128198163, translated as MPRCIAATLLTQYCYRDLTTVRIQKGTPLSSQAPARPLILASLYLPIEEQIPPQQVVNLIKYCEEGNIDLIIAVDTNAHHSLWGSEDNNKRGITDSPLCRACMEEEETPIHVMLRCRGVSVQRAAHIGSPATLHEAFGDLGGLLNFWSELGWLE; from the exons ATGCCACGCTGCATTGCAGCGACACTATTAACCCAATACTGTTACAGAGACCTAACTACAGTAAGAATACAAAAAGGAACGCCTCTTTCGTCGCAGGCGCCAGCCCGGCCGCTAATCCTGGCATCGCTATACTTACCAATTGAAGAACAAATACCACCGCAACAGGTCGTGAACCTCATCAAATATTGTGAAGAAGGCAACATTGACCTCATAATAGCAGTGGACACAAATGCACACCACTCCCTATGGGGCAGTGAAGACAACAACAAGAGAG gtataaccgacagtcctctgtgcagagcatgcatggaggaagaggaaaccccgatacatgttatgcttagatgcagaggtgtatccgtacaacgcgcagcacacattggatccccagcaacactccatgaggcgttcggcgacctgggcggcctgctaaacttctggagcgagctcggctggctgGAGTAA